In Zerene cesonia ecotype Mississippi chromosome 17, Zerene_cesonia_1.1, whole genome shotgun sequence, a single genomic region encodes these proteins:
- the LOC119833259 gene encoding monocarboxylate transporter 9 has product MTVEKSKGFEKKVQPATRKVAPDGGWAWMVCLGVSLVNFSTRSLEPSFGLLFKDLLDDLGVHTTGAAVIASTLDSVVNFSGFFVGPVIKTFSYRKVCFVGSTICALGLLFTAPANSMAHILATYSILGGFGVGLASSSSFVSLNHYFSKKRGQAVGLSMAGTGFGLMVMPQLVKLLLGEYGFRWTVVILGALAFHAVLGSTLLQPVEQHLKEEPVDCELQPVKEMECIHESDEEEEDKFEINPLVSHPMPKLTTQRSHCNMNHPSVRTVGLPRAKTCDKPLQEFERSKQNHGLTTAASLAAMPMVKSSGSISEAARKRKVSVISNISNMDFTGSYFQLYLDTADEDALQMKAIKKSEPEEKKKSFIRKFIALMDLDLLKDWSFLNLLLGLSLFWAGELQFRMLTPFFIRSLGYNMNDTAFCLSMTAITDIGVRLVLPPIFDRTTISKKMIFFVSSFFLAATRSVLAEQSEWVPLMIWLSICGFFRGMCLSNFTLTISEYCPLEKLPAAFGLHMVSKGVLVVLIGPLIGYVRDYTNSFSICIHVQNCLIMSCVLVWGVEYAYNLTRRRKVVQI; this is encoded by the exons ATGACGGTGGAGAAGAGCAAAGGTTTTGAGAAGAAAGTGCAGCCAGCGACGCGGAAGGTCGCACCGGACGGTGGCTGGGCGTGGATGGTGTGTCTGGGAGTGAGCTTAGTTAAT TTTTCCACGCGTTCACTCGAGCCATCGTTCGGTTTGCTATTCAAGGATCTGTTAGACGATCTCGGGGTCCACACGACGGGGGCGGCGGTGATCGCCAGTACACTCGACTCAGTCGTGAACTTCTCCGGTTTCTTCGTGGGCCCCGTCATCAAAACCTTCTCATACAGAAAGGTGTGCTTCGTCGGCTCGACGATATGCGCCCTTGGTCTCCTCTTCACCGCGCCGGCGAACAGTATGGCGCATATATTAGCTACATACAGTATACTTGGCG GGTTCGGAGTAGGTTTAGCATCATCGTCTTCCTTCGTATCcttaaatcattatttctcGAAAAAGCGCGGCCAGGCGGTTGGTTTATCTATGGCGGGTACTGGCTTCGGTCTGATGGTTATGCCGCAACTGGTGAAACTGCTGCTCGGTGAATACGGGTTCAGATGGACGGTGGTTATATTGGGAGCGCTGGCGTTCCACGCAGTATTGGGATCGACTCTATTACAACCAGTGGAACAGCATCTTAAGGAGGAACCGGTGGATTGTGAACTGCAACCAGTGAAG GAAATGGAGTGTATCCACGAAAGCGACGAAGAAGAGGAAGACAAATTTGAAATCAATCCGCTGGTTAGTCACCCGATGCCGAAACTGACCACGCAACGGTCCCATTGCAATATGAACCACCCGTCAGTTCGAACCGTGGGCTTGCCGCGAGCGAAGACGTGTGACAAGCCTCTGCAAGAGTTCGAGAGGTCCAAGCAGAACCACGGACTAACAACGGCTGCGTCTTTGGCGGCCATGCCGATGGTCAAGTCCAGCGGTAGTATTAGCGAAGCGGCCAGGAAGAGGAAAGTGTCTGTGATATCTAACATATCCAATATGGACTTTACGGGTAGCTACTTTCAGCTGTATCTTGAT acaGCAGACGAAGACGCGCTTCAAATGAAAGCTATAAAGAAAAGTGAACCCGAAGAAAAGAAGAAGAGTTTTATAAGAAAGTTCATAGCTCTCATGGATTTAGATTTACTAAAAGACTGGTCTTTTCTAAACCTTTTACTTGGACTCTCCTTGTTTTGGGCTGGGGAGTTGCAGTTTCGTATGTTGACGCCTTTCTTTATTAGGAGTTTAG GTTATAATATGAATGACACGGCTTTTTGCCTCTCTATGACCGCCATCACGGATATTGGAGTTAGATTGGTGTTGCCCCCGATATTCGACAGAACCACGATATCGAAGAAGATGATATTCTTTGTGTCTTCATTCTTTTTGGCGGCTACACGATCAG TGCTAGCCGAGCAATCCGAATGGGTGCCGCTAATGATCTGGCTGTCGATATGTGGGTTCTTCCGTGGCATGTGCTTGAGCAACTTCACTCTAACGATATCCGAGTACTGCCCCCTTGAGAAGCTGCCAGCTGCGTTCGGTCTGCACATGGTCAGCAAGGGCGTGCTCGTTGTGCTCATTGGACCGCTTATTG GTTACGTAAGAGATTACACGAACAGTTTCTCAATATGCATACACGTACAGAACTGTTTGATAATGTCGTGCGTACTCGTGTGGGGCGTCGAGTACGCGTACAATCTAACGCGGCGGCGTAAAGTCGTACAAATATAG